The genomic stretch CCGCCAAACGCAAAACCGGCGGCGCCAATCCGCCAAAACCCCTTCCGGACGTTCTCTTAATCCAAAAATCCAATCGCGAACCAATCCTTGCATTGAATGCATCGATAATTTCAACGGACTGCTAATCAACAAACCCTCAACGAATAAAATATTAGAGAACCTTAACAAACTTTTAGACAGAGGTTCACCAGGTTAACCTCCCAAGGGGGAAACAATGGGTGCCTGAACCACTCGACCGGACCCGCTGACGGCGCGTCGATTTTCCATTAGCATCAAGTGCTCGCATAGGCACCCGTCGTGCTTCGCCACATCCGGCCTGATTCACCCCACTGCCGCCAAAATGCGCACCTTCGGACGCCGGGCTTCGTACATACTGCAGCACCCGGGCGCCTTCGCCGTGCAGACCCTGAAAGGCTTCCGCGCCAATCAGGGGCTTCTGTTGGCCGGCGCGGTGGCGTACTACACGCTCTTGTCGATCGTGCCGCTGCTGATCCTCATCATCATCGCACTCTCCCACGTGATCGATCAGGCGGAGTTGCTGGACACCTTGAGCCGCTATCTGGAATGGCTGGTTCCCGGACAATCCAAACCGATGCTGGTCGAGCTGGCGAACTTTCTAGATCATCGCGAAGTCATGGGCTGGGTGCTGCTGGCGACGATGATATTTTTCAGTTCGCTCGCATTTACCGTGCTGGAGAATGCGATGTCGGTAATATTCCTGCATCGCGTCGCCATTCGCAGGCGCCGCTTTCTCGTCTCCGCGTTGCTGCCCTATTGCTACATCCTGTTTCTCAGCATCGGCTTGCTGCTAGTTACCCTGGTCGCGGGCATCCTGCAG from Burkholderiales bacterium encodes the following:
- a CDS encoding YihY/virulence factor BrkB family protein, producing the protein MRTFGRRASYILQHPGAFAVQTLKGFRANQGLLLAGAVAYYTLLSIVPLLILIIIALSHVIDQAELLDTLSRYLEWLVPGQSKPMLVELANFLDHREVMGWVLLATMIFFSSLAFTVLENAMSVIFLHRVAIRRRRFLVSALLPYCYILFLSIGLLLVTLVAGILQAIGQESVDFLGRSWSLRGVSGALLYLLGLGGEIFVLTSIYLIMPVGRLSLRHALIGGVTAALLWELTRHALVWYFATLSQVSVVYGSLTTAIAVMLSLEIAATVLLFGAQVISEYERVGIGKQDAPPKPLRTD